From a region of the Coffea arabica cultivar ET-39 chromosome 3e, Coffea Arabica ET-39 HiFi, whole genome shotgun sequence genome:
- the LOC113737264 gene encoding uncharacterized protein, which translates to MQDIRSQISKMATTINRLESQVNGRLPSQPELNLKNVSAMTLRSVKEIQGPEPMIPKDKDEEKIENELEREDSNGADLKVLPDPVITVKTNPPPFPCRLKKSKKQDKEKEILEVFRKVEINIPLLDAIKQVPKYAKFLRDLCVNRRRLRGDERVIVGENVSAVLQRKLPPKCGDPGRFTVPCKIGNTLIRNTLLDLGASINVMPKSMYASLNLGPLKETEIIIQLADRTNAYPDGLVEDVLVKVNKLIFPADFYVLDMDDDHSPDPSPLLLGRPFLSTAQTKIDVNKGTLSMEFDGELVHFNIFDTMKHPVNSHPVFAIHAINPSVQEFSEFACRDKFKLTENKYKGMKALYEVKRSRKLRKKAALKGYLDPGGGPPISRKIELHPD; encoded by the coding sequence ATGCAGGATATAAGGAGTCAGATAAGTAAAATGGCCACAACAATCAACCGTTTGGAGTCCCAAGTAAATGGAAGATTGCCATCCCAACCTGAACTGAACCTGAAGAACGTAAGCGCAATGACTTTAAGGAGCGTGAAGGAAATTCAGGGGCCTGAACCTATGATCCCTAAGGATAAGGATGAGGAAAAGATCGAAAATGAACTTGAGAGGGAGGACAGCAATGGTGCAGATCTAAAGGTACTTCCAGACCCAGTAATTACAGTTAAAACTAATCCCCCTCCATTTCCTTGCAGGTTGAAAAAATCGAAGAAGCAGGACAAGGAGAAAGAGATCCTGGAGGTGTTTCGCAAGGTAGAAATCAATATCCCCCTACTAGACGCCATCAAGCAAGTGCCGAAGTATGCAAAATTTCTGAGGGACCTATGTGTCAATCGAAGGAGGCTGAGGGGAGATGAAAGAGTTATTGTTGGGGAGAATGTGTCAGCAGTTCTCCAAAGAAAGCTACCACCAAAGTGTGGGGATCCAGGTAGGTTTACTGTCCCATGCAAGATAGGTAATACTCTGATTAGAAATACCTTGCTGGATTTAGGAGCATCGATCAACGTAATGCCAAAATCTATGTATGCTTCTCTGAATCTCGGTCCATTAAAAGAAACCGAGATAATAATTCAATTAGCTGACCGAACAAATGCATACCCTGATGGGTTGGTCGAGGATGTGCTGGTTAAAGTTAATAAATTGATATTCCCGGCTGACTTTTATGTACTTGACATGGATGATGATCATTCCCCTGACCCCTCACCTTTGCTACTAGGTAGACCCTTTTTGAGCACAGCACAGACAAAAATTGACGTTAATAAGGGTACATTGTccatggaatttgatggagaactagtccactttaatattttcgaTACAATGAAACATCCTGTTAACTCTCACCCTGTGTTTGCTATTCATGCTATTAATCCCTCTGTGCAAGAATTTTCTGAGTTTGCTTGTAGGGATAAATTCAAACTTACTGAGAACAAGTATAAGGGGATGAAAGCACTGTATGAGGTGAAAAGgagtagaaaattaagaaagaagGCTGCACTCAAAGGCTATTTGGATCCTGGGGGAGGGCCACCGATTTCCAGGAAAATTGAGTTACACCCAGATTGA
- the LOC113736820 gene encoding UPF0481 protein At3g47200, whose product MQLGRSADVSITIQEKLKCVIASELGCNIFRIHSQLRKVNEKAYEPEIIAIGPYHRGKPDLSGMEEHKLVYLKSLLGEKIEKVATCVAAVKPLEEKARKCYAEPIALSSDEFVEMMVLDGCFIIQLLLKFKQKDLIDKTDPAFRLEWILNSLQRDLMLFENQLPFFILCKLYETIELPDQESGLIDLALNFFSDLLPGHATARENGNPQDNIKHLLDLIHKNWSTSKLKPVKEMTSGTGDMALIRCSMELSEAGIKLEKIAQEDIFDIEFENGTLRIPTLAIEERTESFLRNLVAYEQYCGDDRINIVTDYVTFLGCLIKSEKDVTKLSHHGIIQNFVGESEVISEMFNKMIVCIVGPSRNFHYAEIFSRVNIHCDRRMNRWWAKLRRNYCNSPWGIISIIAASLLLLLTLLQTIFSILSWKKQ is encoded by the coding sequence ATGCAGCTCGGTAGAAGTGCAGATGTCTCCATCACCATTCAAGAAAAGCTGAAATGTGTCATTGCCTCAGAGTTAGGATGCAACATCTTTAGAATACATAGCCAGTTGCGGAAGGTAAATGAGAAAGCTTATGAACCCGAGATCATAGCGATTGGACCATATCATCGTGGAAAACCTGATCTCTCAGGTATGGAGGAGCACAAGTTGGTTTATCTAAAATCATTGCTTGGTGAAAAGATTGAGAAGGTGGCAACATGTGTTGCTGCAGTGAAGCCATTGGAGGAAAAAGCACGAAAGTGCTATGCAGAGCCTATAGCCCTTTCATCAGATGAGTTTGTAGAAATGATGGTGTTAGATGGCTGCTTTATCATACAATTGCTGCTTAAGTTCAAGCAAAAGGATTTGATAGATAAAACTGATCCTGCTTTCAGGTTGGAGTGGATTCTGAACAGTTTACAGCGCGATTTAATGTTATTTGAGAATCAGCTTCCCTTCTTCATTCTTTGTAAATTGTATGAAACAATTGAGCTTCCAGACCAAGAAAGTGGATTGATCGATCTTGCCTTGAACTTTTTTAGTGATCTTTTACCAGGTCACGCGACAGCACGCGAAAATGGAAATCCACAGGACAACATCAAACATTTGCTTGACTTGATACACAAAAATTGGTCTACATCAAAACTCAAGCCTGTTAAAGAAATGACAAGCGGCACAGGAGATATGGCGTTGATCCGCTGTTCCATGGAACTTTCAGAGGCTGGAATCAAGTTAGAGAAAATTGCTCAAGAGGACATATTTGACATAGAATTTGAAAATGGAACTCTGCGAATCCCCACATTAGCCATCGAAGAGAGAACAGAATCTTTCCTCCGGAACCTGGTTGCCTATGAGCAATATTGTGGGGATGATCGAATCAACATTGTGACAGACTATGTGACATTCTTGGGTTGCCTCATCAAGTCTGAAAAGGATGTAACAAAACTCTCCCACCATGGAATCATTCAGAACTTTGTTGGTGAGAGTGAAGTCATCTCTGAAATGTTTAACAAAATGATTGTCTGCATAGTTGGGCCAAGTAGAAATTTCCATTACGCTGAGATATTCAGTAGAGTGAACATCCATTGTGACAGACGTATGAACCGATGGTGGGCTAAGTTAAGGAGAAATTATTGCAACAGTCCTTGGGGAATAATTTCGATTATTGCTGCCTCTCTTCTGCTGCTACTCACTTTGTTGCAGACTATATTTTCGATTTTATCTTGGAAGAAGCAATAG